The Cyanobacteria bacterium GSL.Bin1 genomic sequence CCAGTCTTTGAGATCAATCCCCTGAATCGATTCTAAAGCCTTCTTAACTAGATCATTTGTTAATTCTAGGGTAGATAAAGGAATGGTTAGAAGCATTTGTCTCAAATTTTGATCCAGAGATTAATTGACTGTTTTGAAAGGGCGTTGCGCGATTGACCCGAAGGGTCACCGAATCGAAGATTCGATCGCTCTTCCCAATCTTTTAGTTTTTGAAAACGTTATCTGTACAATAGAATCTACTTGAGTGTACTGATCTGGCGGGGGCTCGATTTCCATCATACAGTCGGTTACTCAACAACAGTCAAAAAACGGTGATCTGACATAGTAATGATTAACCGATACAGTTAGCATTATAGTAATGAATATCGACGTGCCGGCGCAAGGCACTTGCCACGTCTTGAATGGCTGTTTTAGACGTCAGCTTCCTGCTTGACGAAAGGCACTAAATGCATCATGAAATCGCGCTTGCCAATGGGTGCTCCTGCCATGCGCATGATGTCATACGCTGTGGTTAGGTGGAAATAAAAATTGGGCATTAAAAAATCATCGACGTAGGCAAGTCCGGATAATTCTGCATACAGCCCTTGTCCAAGATCGAGTCGATGGCTCTGGTGAAGCTTAGCATCAGTAACATTGATACTTGCCACCAACTCCTTCGTCGATGAAATATCGCTCTGAGCCTCAGCGAAAGAGCCGACATCAGGATTCAAATTATCCGCCGGCTGTCCCAGACACCACAGGGCAAAGTTGCGGGGCTGATTGCAAGTAAATGCGATCTGGGTGCCGAAAGGAAACATATCGGGTGCGATACGGCGCTGTAATAGGGACTCCGCCTCGTCTCCGAAATGACTCTCCGCTACTTCTAAGAGATGACTCAACGTATCGAGCCTGGAACTGAAGATATTCTGCAATGCTGAAATTTTCTGCTTTTCCATAGAATTTTGCCTGAATCCAATTGGTGAGGCTTAACAGCCCAAGTCAAGGGCAAGGGTGAAGAAGGTAAGGTTACTCAATAACTAAGCTACCGTCTTCATTGAATTCCCAGCTCTCAGCAGAGGCGACTTCCCAGAGATGACCGTCAGGATCAGAAAAATAGCCGCTGTAACCGCCCCAAAAGACATCTTGAGCTGCCTTTTCAATTTTACCGCCAGCTTTCTTGGCTAGTTCCAACACTGTGTCTACTTCAGCTTTGGATCTGGTATTGTGAGCTAAGGTGACGCCGGAAAAACCAGACCGATGAGGGCTCAATGCAGGGGACCCCATCCGCCTCCTCTTCTGCATCTAGACGGGCAAACGATTGAGCAGCAAGCAAGACTGCATCATCATTACTCCAGTCACCAATGATATCAAAAAACTTTCAGTATATTCGTCGATGATGTCCTGACTTTTTCTGGAGATCGTACCAAATAGTTATAATATAAACGGCGGCGTAAAGACATTAGCAATGCTAACGAATTTGGCTCGTAATCGCCTCGATAATTCTCGTATTCGCTTTGGGAAACGGAAACTCGGATAATTTTTCCGGTTTCACCCAGCGGATTTCGTCACACTCGATGGGTTGAGGGTCTCCTGACAAGTAACGACAATGGTGGACGTACAACGTCACTCGGAAGTGGGTGTAAGCATGATTAATCGTAATCAGATGGTCTCCCACTTCGACAGTAATCCCTAATTCTTCTTTAATTTCCCGTTCAATACAAGCCGGAATTGTCTCTTGTTCTTCAATCTTACCGCCGGGGAATTCCCATAAGCCCCCTAGTAATCCTTCTTGCAAACGGCGATCAATCAAGATTTCTCCTTGCTGATTCCAGATGACAGCAACGCCAATTTGTTTATGAGGAAGAGGAGAGGAGGGAGTACGCATAGGGATTTCAGTTTGTAAGTTGTGTTGAAAGGCTTGACAGGAATTACGCCACGGGCAGAGCAAACAACTGGGTTGTTTTGGCGTACAAAGGGTTGCCCCTAAGTCCATCAGTGCTTGATTATAATCTCTGGGATGATTTTGATCGAGTAATTGATCCGATAATTCCCATAATTGGTTAATTGCCTTTTTCGGCGGTGTGTCTAACGCAATTAACCTTGCTAAGACTCGCTTGACATTGCCATCGAGAATGGATAAGGGTTGATTAAAAGCAGCACTGAGGATCCCACCGGCTGTAGTGCGTCCAATTCCGGGTAAATGCAGAACATCAGCCAATTGCTGAGGAAAAATACCGTTGTAGTCGTTAACGATGATTTGTGCAGCCCGGTGTAAATTGCGAGCTCTGGCATAATAGCCTAACCCTTCCCACTGTTTGAGGACCGTTTGTAGTGAACTTTCAGCAAGGGTGGAGAGGTCAGGGAACGTTTCTAGCCAACGGTAATAGTAGGGAATAACGGTTTTGACTTGGGTTTGCTGCAACATAATTTCTGCAACCCAAATTTTATAAGGATCGCTAGTTTCACGCCAAGGTAAATATCGACCTTGAGTTTGATACCATTCTCGCAGCGATCGCTGCAACGTTTTAACTTCCCTTTGCGTTAACATCCTCTGATTACTAACAAAAAATAAAGCTCGTCGGGAACGAGCTTAGAGCTAGGACAAGAAATGATTACAGTTTTATTGAGCATCATTGGATTGATTGAAGGACGAACTGTACTCAGTAGCCTGTAACGATTTTTCAAAGTTCATCCGTTGTTCGGCATTGCGCAGGAAATAGCCACTCATCATCGCTGAAGCAAGTAGTCGTCCTAAGTGTTCCCGACTCGTGGTAATACTAACATTAAACTGTTCGGAAGGAAGTCCCCCCAAAAGCCCGACAACATTCCGTTCCATC encodes the following:
- a CDS encoding DUF760 domain-containing protein, with protein sequence MMNHSQQHQNSEFFENGVEGNNHLWHYVQSLNPEVVEQLSHPQSQEVFQVMERNVVGLLGGLPSEQFNVSITTSREHLGRLLASAMMSGYFLRNAEQRMNFEKSLQATEYSSSFNQSNDAQ
- a CDS encoding DUF1993 family protein, whose amino-acid sequence is MEKQKISALQNIFSSRLDTLSHLLEVAESHFGDEAESLLQRRIAPDMFPFGTQIAFTCNQPRNFALWCLGQPADNLNPDVGSFAEAQSDISSTKELVASINVTDAKLHQSHRLDLGQGLYAELSGLAYVDDFLMPNFYFHLTTAYDIMRMAGAPIGKRDFMMHLVPFVKQEADV
- the mutY gene encoding A/G-specific adenine glycosylase, with translation MLTQREVKTLQRSLREWYQTQGRYLPWRETSDPYKIWVAEIMLQQTQVKTVIPYYYRWLETFPDLSTLAESSLQTVLKQWEGLGYYARARNLHRAAQIIVNDYNGIFPQQLADVLHLPGIGRTTAGGILSAAFNQPLSILDGNVKRVLARLIALDTPPKKAINQLWELSDQLLDQNHPRDYNQALMDLGATLCTPKQPSCLLCPWRNSCQAFQHNLQTEIPMRTPSSPLPHKQIGVAVIWNQQGEILIDRRLQEGLLGGLWEFPGGKIEEQETIPACIEREIKEELGITVEVGDHLITINHAYTHFRVTLYVHHCRYLSGDPQPIECDEIRWVKPEKLSEFPFPKANTRIIEAITSQIR